A stretch of Heterodontus francisci isolate sHetFra1 chromosome 1, sHetFra1.hap1, whole genome shotgun sequence DNA encodes these proteins:
- the LOC137346000 gene encoding leydig cell tumor 10 kDa protein homolog has product MAQGRFKLAARKPPASKQQSRGGGPRKGGRIIAPKNTHIVQQQKLKKNLEVVIRNKIEHDITMKASSNMLKKLNIVKTLQKQRKADK; this is encoded by the coding sequence ATGGCGCAGGGCCGCTTCAAACTGGCAGCGCGGAAGCCACCGGCAAGCAAGCAGCAGAGCCGAGGTGGTGGACCCAGGAAGGGAGGCAGAATAATTGCTCCTAAAAATACACATATAGTTCAACAGCAGAAACTGAAGAAGAACCTGGAAGTTGTTATAAGGAACAAGATTGAGCATGACATCACCATGAAAGCCAGCTCCAACATGCTCAAGAAACTGAACATTGTGAAAACGCTGCAGAAGCAGCGCAAGGCAGACAAATAG